One Streptomyces dangxiongensis genomic window, TCGTGTCACGGCTGCTGGACGAGCGCGGCGCGCGGGAGGTGCTGGTGCCACCCGGGCTGCCACCGCAGTGGCTGCCGGCCGCCGGTCCCGAGCGGATCCACGAGCGGGCGGCGCACACCCCGCACCGGCTGGACCGGGTGGACAGCGTGGTGACGGGGTGCGCTCTGGCGATCGCCGAGACCGGCACGATCGTCCTCGACGGCTCCCCGGACCAGGGCCGGCGCCGCGCCTCACTCATCCCCGACCACCACATCTGTGTCGTCCGCGTCCCCGGCCAGGTCGTCTCCTCCGTCCCGCAGGCCCTCGAACGCCTGGACCCCACCCGCCCGTCGACCTGGATCTCCGGCCCGTCGGCCACCAGCGACATCGAACTGGACCGGGTGGAGGGCGTGCACGGACCGCGGACGCTGGAAGTGGTGCTGCTGAGCTGACCCGGCACGGCGCCGGCCGGCCCCGGTCCCCGGCCGTCGGCCGTCGGCCGTCGGCCGGTCGGAGCACGGTGGGGCGAGGTGTCCGGCGCCCTGCCGTAGCGTGAGGGAATGATCCGGTTCGAGCAGGTCACCAAGCGGTATCCGGACGGTACGACGGCCGTGGACGACCTCTCCTTCGAGGTGTCCGAGGGG contains:
- a CDS encoding LutC/YkgG family protein; this translates as MNSRERILGRVRRALADVTPDERPYEEAVGRRYLREHGRRPVERTVELLAENLADYRAIVHRCDAGELPHLVSRLLDERGAREVLVPPGLPPQWLPAAGPERIHERAAHTPHRLDRVDSVVTGCALAIAETGTIVLDGSPDQGRRRASLIPDHHICVVRVPGQVVSSVPQALERLDPTRPSTWISGPSATSDIELDRVEGVHGPRTLEVVLLS